From a region of the Paenibacillus sp. FSL R10-2734 genome:
- a CDS encoding DNA ligase gives MKLQPITPFEPILADQLPIGSQWLAQIKWDGVRMLSYSDGNSSELINRRGNYRTAQYPELTDVSAYCKADSVILDGEIIALKDGKPSFHEVMRRDSLKNGSTISVVRHQVPVIYMIFDILFYNGQSTIDQPLFTRQQLLSDILLPHPHVQAVPSYTDPAELFAAAQSQSLEGIICKDINSTYAPGGKDKRWQKRKIISDITAVAGGVTFRDGIVNALLLGLYDVKGNLHYIGHAGPGKLTVQDKRDLTAEVHSIGVDRTPFTALPQRSKDAFWIKPELVFKVHFLEWNTSGTLRQPVTQARVDLPPESCTLEQKSPFV, from the coding sequence ATGAAGCTTCAGCCCATAACTCCTTTTGAACCAATATTAGCTGATCAGCTACCAATAGGAAGCCAGTGGCTCGCCCAGATTAAATGGGACGGTGTCCGCATGCTGTCATATTCCGATGGGAACTCCAGTGAGCTTATTAACAGACGTGGAAATTACCGCACAGCGCAATACCCTGAGCTTACTGATGTATCTGCTTACTGCAAGGCTGACTCCGTTATTCTTGATGGTGAGATTATCGCACTCAAGGACGGCAAACCCTCATTTCACGAGGTCATGCGACGGGACAGCTTAAAGAACGGTTCCACTATTTCCGTCGTAAGGCATCAGGTTCCTGTCATTTATATGATTTTTGATATCCTGTTCTATAATGGCCAATCGACGATAGACCAGCCTTTATTCACGCGGCAGCAGCTGCTAAGCGATATTCTGCTGCCGCATCCCCACGTCCAAGCTGTGCCAAGTTATACCGATCCGGCAGAATTGTTCGCCGCCGCTCAGAGTCAGAGCTTGGAGGGAATTATCTGCAAGGACATCAACAGTACTTATGCTCCGGGTGGAAAAGATAAACGTTGGCAGAAACGAAAAATCATCTCCGATATAACGGCAGTCGCCGGGGGTGTAACGTTCCGTGACGGTATCGTCAACGCGCTGCTTCTTGGTCTATATGATGTTAAAGGGAATTTACATTATATCGGACATGCCGGTCCAGGAAAATTGACTGTACAGGATAAACGCGATTTAACTGCTGAGGTGCACAGTATCGGCGTAGACAGAACGCCCTTTACAGCTCTTCCTCAGAGGAGTAAGGATGCCTTTTGGATAAAGCCGGAGCTCGTCTTCAAAGTTCATTTTCTGGAATGGAATACCTCAGGCACTCTACGCCAGCCCGTTACTCAAGCTAGGGTTGATCTTCCTCCAGAGTCCTGCACGCTGGAACAAAAATCCCCATTCGTATAA
- the ligD gene encoding non-homologous end-joining DNA ligase → MPAAIKGTITVEGQEIIITNPEKLLWPECGITKRIYLEKLAALSPYLLRYCRDRLLTVIRYPHGISGLSFYQKNAPDPLPAFVQTAVHENINYIMLQGLPELIWLGNLAALEFHPSLHYVGSSLPCEWMIDLDPSREVEPRIMEATEIVGTVLTSLGLSSVPKTSGATGVQIIVPIDTGVTFDGLRKIGHFVGRYVTEKHPDLFTLERLKKNRGDKIYFDYLQHYSGKTLAAPYTPRARPFATVSTPMLWDEVRQNVSPSNFHLLNIEERLQRMGDLLEKVPPQPVEQLIAKLP, encoded by the coding sequence ATGCCAGCAGCCATCAAGGGCACAATTACTGTAGAAGGCCAAGAGATCATCATCACCAATCCAGAGAAGCTGCTATGGCCTGAATGTGGCATTACCAAGCGAATTTATTTGGAAAAGCTCGCCGCCCTCTCTCCCTATCTGCTGCGTTATTGTCGAGATCGCCTGCTTACGGTCATCCGTTATCCGCACGGAATCTCTGGCTTGTCCTTTTATCAGAAAAATGCGCCAGATCCCCTTCCTGCCTTTGTCCAAACTGCAGTACACGAGAATATTAACTACATCATGCTGCAAGGCTTACCAGAACTAATCTGGCTGGGTAATCTCGCCGCCTTAGAATTTCACCCTTCCTTGCATTATGTAGGTAGTTCACTTCCCTGTGAATGGATGATTGATCTCGATCCATCACGTGAGGTTGAACCACGTATCATGGAAGCAACTGAGATCGTGGGAACGGTCTTAACCTCCCTCGGATTATCGTCTGTACCCAAAACCTCCGGTGCTACCGGGGTGCAGATCATCGTTCCAATTGATACTGGCGTTACTTTTGACGGATTGCGAAAAATCGGGCACTTTGTCGGCCGTTATGTCACAGAGAAGCATCCCGATTTGTTCACCTTGGAACGTCTGAAGAAGAATCGCGGAGATAAGATCTATTTTGACTACCTTCAGCATTACAGCGGCAAAACATTGGCTGCACCTTATACACCACGTGCTCGTCCGTTCGCTACAGTATCCACACCTATGCTCTGGGATGAGGTCCGGCAAAATGTATCTCCCTCTAATTTTCATCTACTCAATATCGAGGAACGCCTGCAACGCATGGGAGACCTTCTGGAAAAAGTGCCTCCGCAGCCCGTCGAACAGCTCATCGCTAAGCTACCATAG
- a CDS encoding YitT family protein yields the protein MIVNEEQKKLQKTGTHKTAKFVQRMVMLSIGAAMMAVALEIFLVPNSMIDGGITGISIILSYLFDIPLGILLTLLNLPFLLIGYKQIGKTFALSTLYAIVLMSIGTTLLHHVNAFTVEPMLAAVFGGIILGVGVGLVVRFGGSLDGTEIVAILVAKKLPFSVGEVVMFFNLFILSGAGFVYGWNNAMFSLIAYYIAFKVIDITLEGLDQSKSVWIISDKFRDIGEALTERLGRGVTYLDGEGGFSGENKKVIFVVITRLEEAKLKSIVEDWDSGAFIAIGNIHDVKGGRFKKKAIH from the coding sequence ATGATTGTCAATGAGGAACAGAAGAAACTGCAAAAGACCGGAACTCATAAAACGGCTAAGTTCGTACAGCGAATGGTCATGTTATCCATAGGGGCAGCAATGATGGCCGTTGCACTAGAAATATTCCTCGTACCGAATTCAATGATTGATGGTGGGATTACCGGTATCTCCATTATTTTGTCATATCTGTTCGACATTCCTCTGGGGATTTTGTTGACGCTGTTAAATCTTCCGTTCCTGTTAATTGGTTATAAGCAAATCGGTAAGACCTTTGCCTTATCTACCTTATATGCAATCGTACTTATGTCTATTGGTACTACATTGTTGCATCATGTGAATGCCTTTACAGTTGAGCCCATGCTTGCTGCCGTTTTTGGTGGTATCATTCTTGGTGTAGGTGTTGGGTTAGTTGTACGTTTTGGTGGATCTCTAGATGGTACAGAAATTGTCGCTATTCTAGTAGCTAAGAAACTTCCCTTCTCTGTAGGTGAAGTTGTTATGTTCTTCAATCTGTTCATCTTATCCGGAGCTGGATTTGTGTACGGTTGGAATAATGCGATGTTCTCACTAATTGCTTATTACATTGCATTCAAGGTGATTGACATTACTCTTGAGGGTTTAGATCAATCGAAATCAGTATGGATTATTAGTGATAAATTCCGTGATATCGGTGAAGCCCTGACGGAGCGTCTTGGACGCGGTGTTACTTATTTAGATGGAGAAGGTGGGTTTTCCGGGGAGAATAAGAAAGTTATCTTCGTGGTTATCACCCGTTTGGAAGAAGCCAAGCTTAAATCCATTGTCGAGGATTGGGATTCTGGTGCCTTCATCGCAATAGGTAACATTCATGATGTTAAAGGTGGCCGTTTCAAGAAGAAAGCCATTCATTAG
- the cls gene encoding cardiolipin synthase, which produces MKIFAIFLSLFIIQIAVIVFMEFRRPQRAMAWLFISFCCPPLGLAFYYFLGSDYRQHRKLNKRCTSLFREIRSYVSGKIKVVKHVTESGNTQFENNKGLLDLLSKIAEGPITGHNKSRVLSTAREAYDAMLEAMELAKEHIHIEFYIYRDDEIGEQFQDVMIRKARQGVKVRLLCDGLGSHHLSRRFIRTLRNAGVEFHFFLPPISSLLERRFNFRNHRKILVVDGLVGFTGGMNIGDDYLGKDLKMGYWRDTHLRLEGDSVYYIQYVFLKDWRLASGESMSHPRLFPKHTCEEQEAVQIVGSGPDAAIDASQEMYFAALCAAKHRIWITSPYFIPDPAICRALKSAVLRGVDVRIIIPAKPDNMLVYHASLSYLENLQDAGVKFYRYTKGFMHAKIMIVDDLLATVGSANLDMRSFYSNFELTAVLLHPAAISPLVTGFEKDQKHSEFIDPVKFKQRGRIVKLGEGLCQLLSPLL; this is translated from the coding sequence TTGAAGATCTTTGCAATTTTTCTAAGTCTTTTTATCATACAGATCGCAGTAATTGTATTTATGGAGTTCCGTCGCCCGCAAAGGGCTATGGCGTGGTTGTTCATTTCATTCTGTTGTCCACCGCTTGGTCTGGCATTCTATTATTTTCTGGGCAGTGATTATAGACAACATCGAAAATTAAACAAAAGATGTACTTCACTCTTCCGTGAGATTCGTTCATACGTCTCTGGTAAAATTAAGGTGGTAAAGCATGTTACTGAGAGTGGAAATACTCAGTTTGAGAATAATAAAGGTCTATTAGATTTACTCTCGAAGATCGCAGAAGGACCGATTACTGGTCATAACAAGAGCAGGGTATTATCAACTGCCAGAGAAGCGTATGATGCTATGCTGGAAGCTATGGAGCTAGCGAAAGAACATATACACATAGAGTTTTATATTTATCGTGATGATGAGATTGGTGAGCAATTTCAGGATGTTATGATTCGGAAGGCGCGTCAGGGCGTTAAGGTGCGCTTGCTTTGTGATGGTCTAGGCAGTCATCACTTAAGCAGAAGATTCATTCGTACCTTGAGGAATGCGGGGGTAGAGTTCCACTTTTTTTTACCTCCGATTAGTTCTCTATTGGAACGCCGTTTTAATTTTCGTAATCATCGGAAGATCCTGGTGGTGGATGGATTGGTTGGCTTTACGGGTGGAATGAACATAGGGGATGATTATTTGGGAAAAGACCTCAAAATGGGCTACTGGCGTGATACCCATCTGCGTCTTGAAGGAGACTCAGTATATTATATTCAATATGTCTTCTTAAAGGATTGGAGACTGGCCTCTGGCGAAAGTATGAGCCATCCTCGTCTGTTCCCAAAGCATACTTGTGAGGAGCAAGAAGCTGTGCAAATTGTTGGGAGTGGGCCGGATGCTGCAATAGACGCCTCTCAGGAAATGTATTTTGCCGCATTGTGCGCAGCTAAACATCGGATTTGGATTACCTCCCCATATTTTATCCCTGATCCCGCCATCTGCCGGGCTTTGAAGAGCGCAGTACTTCGTGGAGTGGATGTAAGAATTATCATTCCAGCGAAGCCTGATAATATGCTTGTCTATCATGCTTCTTTGTCTTATCTAGAAAATTTACAAGATGCAGGAGTGAAATTCTACCGTTATACCAAAGGATTTATGCATGCCAAAATCATGATTGTTGATGATTTACTGGCTACGGTGGGAAGTGCGAATCTGGATATGCGCAGCTTCTACTCTAACTTTGAATTAACTGCTGTGCTGCTACATCCTGCTGCTATATCTCCACTAGTCACAGGGTTTGAGAAGGATCAAAAGCACAGTGAATTTATTGATCCTGTAAAATTTAAGCAGAGAGGGCGAATTGTCAAACTCGGTGAAGGGCTGTGTCAGTTGTTATCTCCGCTATTATGA
- a CDS encoding M23 family metallopeptidase: MPQKGEAMKSQPDHNRITLLVVRDAGRPVKQFQISKPLAFALPAAAALSLSSLVTSMHFHASQSISQLEAEAAALSLTNLRMEMKVADKDKDLLQLQHQVSELSEEADSIKDKLKSVNALEQELQSLINKSKGSAAETKESKTESTTSNSTLGLSSRNAVPIPNETSFTSTITTQVGGEYIAAYQNDSLNLVEETKDDFEEIHGILDEMVKSISQTITQAEHVNNVQANLEAKKIKAEKARLNAVALWPTESRVISSSFGYRSDPFKGSSAFHSGVDIAGNSGDPVYAALDGEVVTAEQMGARGKYIVIKHSNGLETWYMHLNGMIVSAGDKVSKGQKIGLLGNTGRSTGPHLHFQVVKQNKTVNPLNYVKP; the protein is encoded by the coding sequence ATGCCGCAGAAAGGAGAAGCCATGAAGAGTCAGCCAGATCATAACCGGATTACGCTGCTCGTCGTAAGGGATGCCGGACGCCCAGTCAAACAGTTCCAGATATCCAAGCCACTTGCGTTCGCCCTGCCGGCAGCAGCAGCCCTGTCCCTCTCCAGTCTGGTCACCTCTATGCATTTCCATGCCTCGCAATCGATCTCACAGCTGGAAGCTGAGGCAGCCGCACTATCACTAACCAATCTCCGCATGGAAATGAAGGTCGCCGACAAGGATAAGGACCTATTGCAGCTTCAACATCAAGTCAGCGAGCTATCAGAAGAGGCAGATAGTATTAAAGACAAGCTGAAGAGTGTAAACGCGCTGGAACAGGAGCTGCAGTCATTGATTAACAAAAGCAAAGGCTCCGCCGCAGAAACAAAAGAATCAAAAACTGAATCAACCACTTCAAATTCAACATTAGGCTTATCAAGCCGTAACGCTGTGCCAATACCTAATGAGACATCCTTTACTAGTACAATCACAACACAGGTTGGCGGGGAGTATATCGCGGCTTATCAAAACGACTCGCTAAATCTGGTGGAGGAAACAAAAGATGACTTCGAAGAGATCCATGGAATACTCGATGAGATGGTGAAAAGTATTTCTCAGACGATCACTCAAGCAGAGCATGTGAATAACGTCCAAGCAAATTTAGAGGCAAAAAAGATTAAGGCTGAAAAAGCTAGACTTAATGCAGTAGCTCTCTGGCCTACTGAATCCAGAGTCATCTCCTCAAGCTTTGGCTACCGATCAGATCCATTCAAGGGCTCATCTGCGTTCCATTCCGGTGTCGATATTGCGGGGAACTCAGGTGATCCTGTATATGCCGCCTTGGATGGAGAAGTCGTTACCGCAGAGCAAATGGGCGCGCGAGGCAAGTATATCGTGATTAAGCATTCGAACGGGCTTGAAACTTGGTATATGCATCTGAACGGAATGATTGTATCCGCAGGTGACAAGGTTAGCAAAGGGCAGAAAATTGGCTTACTTGGAAATACCGGCCGAAGCACAGGACCTCATCTTCATTTTCAGGTAGTGAAGCAGAATAAAACTGTTAATCCATTAAATTATGTCAAACCTTAA
- a CDS encoding polymer-forming cytoskeletal protein — protein MWNKRQQRVPFKSTDSLIGHGGTLEGKVHCDTNLRIEGTFSGEIICSGVVTVGEEGTVRSSIRAEEIVIAGKVYGDVTADRRLIMTGTGEIHGNISAGTLSIMEGGLLNGSIAMQEQPTSEKAGELKSTMKKDKAAKRSSKAKGTLEAG, from the coding sequence ATGTGGAACAAACGGCAGCAACGTGTCCCCTTCAAGTCCACTGACTCTCTAATCGGGCACGGTGGGACTCTGGAGGGTAAGGTTCATTGCGATACGAACCTACGAATCGAAGGTACATTTAGCGGTGAAATTATATGCAGTGGTGTAGTCACTGTAGGTGAGGAAGGCACGGTGCGTTCCAGTATTAGAGCAGAAGAAATTGTTATCGCCGGCAAAGTATATGGTGATGTTACCGCTGATCGCAGACTTATTATGACTGGCACTGGTGAGATACACGGTAATATTTCGGCAGGAACCCTCAGTATCATGGAAGGCGGCTTGCTAAATGGATCCATTGCCATGCAAGAACAGCCCACCTCTGAAAAAGCAGGTGAGCTCAAAAGCACTATGAAAAAGGACAAGGCAGCTAAACGCTCCTCCAAAGCAAAAGGCACACTTGAAGCAGGTTAA
- a CDS encoding ABC transporter permease: MSNFTALIHNENIKIYSRVRTWIMLIILAVFSAFLPAMMYYTTSNASSRLGTWDSFQMVVSIVFFLNTIFIVVVAADSVAGEFTWGTIKMLLIRPWSRSQILLSKYISIVIFSFLCTAVLIVFGLASSLIFASPTGNMPSSIAAWSPAEYSFMDILCRYITLFLTVTLAFMISTVFRASGLAIGLSMFIMFAQSIFAALLNPDVFEWANYLIFTHMDLRGYLGSDIGPGGATLGFSIAVLAAYYVLFLAVSWIVFRKRDVAG, encoded by the coding sequence TTGAGTAATTTTACAGCTCTCATACATAATGAGAACATCAAAATATATAGCCGTGTCCGCACATGGATTATGCTGATTATTCTCGCAGTATTTAGTGCGTTTCTTCCTGCTATGATGTATTACACAACGAGTAACGCTTCATCGCGATTAGGAACTTGGGACAGTTTCCAAATGGTAGTGAGTATTGTGTTCTTTCTGAATACGATCTTCATTGTTGTTGTGGCTGCTGACTCCGTAGCGGGCGAATTCACTTGGGGAACCATTAAAATGCTACTGATTCGCCCGTGGAGTCGTTCCCAGATCTTGCTCTCAAAATATATTAGCATTGTTATATTTAGCTTTCTTTGTACTGCAGTATTGATTGTTTTTGGTTTAGCTTCATCGTTGATTTTTGCCTCTCCAACTGGAAATATGCCGTCTTCGATTGCGGCTTGGAGTCCTGCTGAATATTCCTTTATGGATATCCTATGCCGATACATCACTCTTTTCTTGACGGTTACGCTTGCTTTCATGATATCTACCGTATTCCGCGCAAGTGGACTAGCTATTGGTTTATCCATGTTTATCATGTTTGCTCAAAGTATTTTCGCTGCTTTGCTTAATCCAGATGTATTCGAATGGGCCAACTATTTGATTTTCACACATATGGATCTAAGGGGCTACCTAGGGTCTGATATTGGCCCAGGTGGTGCGACTCTAGGTTTCTCCATTGCTGTGCTAGCGGCGTACTATGTCTTATTCTTAGCTGTTTCCTGGATTGTTTTCCGTAAAAGGGATGTTGCTGGCTAA
- a CDS encoding ABC transporter ATP-binding protein has protein sequence MSEPVARLQGVTKKIGSKTIVSNLTLDIPPGQIFGFLGPNGAGKTTTIRMMVGLISMSSGDVLISGHSIKKNYKEAITNVGAIVENPEMYKFLSGYQNLKHFARMVSGVDKKRIDEVVHLVGLGQRIHDKVKTYSLGMRQRLGVAQALLNRPKLLILDEPTNGLDPQGIRELRDYLRRLCHEEGTTVFVSSHLLSEMELMCDSVAIIQNGQLLEVKQLKDVGNTAMPIGETLFEVDDAEAALTLIGLGAVKSGGFVVEAEREMIAEINARLVAGGIKVYSIKAIARTLEDQFLEVTGGEGIE, from the coding sequence ATGTCGGAGCCTGTTGCCCGCCTGCAGGGTGTTACCAAGAAAATAGGCTCTAAGACGATAGTAAGCAATTTAACGTTGGACATTCCACCAGGTCAAATATTCGGTTTTCTGGGACCAAATGGAGCCGGGAAGACGACTACAATACGGATGATGGTAGGATTAATCTCTATGAGCAGTGGGGATGTCCTGATTAGTGGCCATAGTATTAAAAAGAATTATAAAGAGGCTATCACGAATGTTGGGGCTATTGTAGAAAATCCTGAAATGTACAAGTTCCTGTCCGGGTATCAGAATCTAAAACATTTTGCACGGATGGTCTCCGGGGTTGATAAAAAGCGGATTGATGAGGTTGTGCATTTGGTTGGACTTGGCCAAAGAATTCACGATAAAGTGAAAACTTATTCGCTAGGTATGCGTCAGAGACTCGGAGTGGCTCAGGCGCTTCTAAACCGACCGAAGCTGCTGATTCTAGATGAGCCAACCAATGGGCTTGATCCACAAGGCATACGTGAGCTTCGTGACTATTTACGCCGTCTATGTCATGAAGAAGGAACAACTGTATTTGTCTCCAGCCATTTACTTTCCGAGATGGAGCTTATGTGTGACAGTGTAGCTATTATTCAGAATGGGCAACTGCTCGAGGTAAAACAGTTAAAAGATGTAGGCAATACTGCAATGCCAATCGGAGAAACCTTGTTTGAGGTTGACGATGCTGAAGCTGCACTTACTCTTATTGGACTTGGAGCAGTAAAGAGTGGGGGATTTGTAGTTGAGGCGGAGCGTGAGATGATTGCTGAGATTAATGCCAGACTAGTGGCAGGTGGGATTAAGGTGTACAGTATCAAAGCGATTGCCCGTACGCTAGAGGATCAATTCTTAGAGGTTACAGGAGGTGAAGGAATTGAGTAA